TGCCCTATTCTTTCCTCCTTCTCTTCCGGCTGCTGAAATCACCCCTTTCTATACCCAGAACCAAAGCCCGGTGATTCAGATCTTCGGTTTGCCTTCGATCGGAGAACCCTCCTTGGTTCCCGCCCGAAAGGCAGACCTGAGGTTCATCGTTGACCTGACGAATCATTTTATCGAAGACCAGAATCAGCGGGAAAGCATCATCCTCGATGGACAAAGAACCCGCATCAGCCTGGATTCACGATACGGGATCTCCAAGAATTTTGAGTTCGGGCTGGCGATTCCCTACATCATCGAGGGGGGCGGCTTTACGGATGGGTTTATTGACTGGTATCACAATACCTTCGGCTTTCCCGCGGGGGGCCGGGATCAGGCGCCGAAGAATCGCTTGCTCTACCAGTACCAAAAAGACCGGCAGGTTCTCCTCAAGGTCAACAAATCCAGCAATGGAATCGGAGATATCCAACTTATGGGCGGCTTCCAACTCTATCAAAGCGCAGTCAAGCCCTCCCGGGCCATATCCCTGCGGGCCTCGCTCAAGCTGCCTACCGGAGACAGCCAACAACTCCATGGAAGCGGGAGCACCGATCTTTCTCTATGGATGACTGCCGGAGAAGACTTCCGGCCGGGCATCGGCCATATGACCCTCTTTGGGGCGGGCGGGGTCATGGGCATGACGGACGGGGACGTTCTGAAAGATCAACAGCGTAATTGGGTGGGGTTTGGGGTTTTAGGCCTTGGATGGAGTCCTGCCCGCTGGATCGCTTTTAAGATCCAGGCCAATGGGCACACCTCGTTTTACAAGGATAGCGGACTCGAAGAACTGAACGCTGGGTCGGTACAGCTGACCATCGGAGGGACGCTATCTTTTTCGAAAAATATAAACCTGGACCTCGGGGTCACAGAAGACCCCTTGAATCGCGCCTCTCCCGATGTGGTCTT
This genomic interval from Deltaproteobacteria bacterium contains the following:
- a CDS encoding DUF3187 family protein, translated to MPKRLRIYIAVAMGWGALFFPPSLPAAEITPFYTQNQSPVIQIFGLPSIGEPSLVPARKADLRFIVDLTNHFIEDQNQRESIILDGQRTRISLDSRYGISKNFEFGLAIPYIIEGGGFTDGFIDWYHNTFGFPAGGRDQAPKNRLLYQYQKDRQVLLKVNKSSNGIGDIQLMGGFQLYQSAVKPSRAISLRASLKLPTGDSQQLHGSGSTDLSLWMTAGEDFRPGIGHMTLFGAGGVMGMTDGDVLKDQQRNWVGFGVLGLGWSPARWIAFKIQANGHTSFYKDSGLEELNAGSVQLTIGGTLSFSKNINLDLGVTEDPLNRASPDVVFHLALRGSF